The following proteins are co-located in the Candidatus Woesearchaeota archaeon genome:
- a CDS encoding RecX family transcriptional regulator, with translation MLDKKSLKYIVTALREGYTKDQIEQALINRAFDKEEIDAALDAAIQKVRGREKMQKKFQSFIPPNFRENESRIIEKFSSRMLKKGFHADQIRGVLLARGYDKAKVDQIIPIVEEKAKKDEHIHEFLKEVKVLTRFRTTDQEIRHIHWIKISFVVAALLLGLLSALTSAPSDLVSLAAVAIGVCIALPVGSYVMHHMSLAMHTTEIHFHDAFRYLAIMGLLLFAIKAFFPIEAMLAFLIVVIFFLSNMAIKHYSVPVGKAYIMSSSTIIIAMTVMYATSALVGMLFAFYRIKF, from the coding sequence ACTGCGCTTCGTGAAGGCTATACAAAAGACCAGATTGAGCAGGCACTGATAAACAGGGCATTTGACAAAGAGGAGATAGATGCGGCGCTCGATGCTGCAATCCAGAAGGTGAGGGGCAGGGAAAAAATGCAAAAAAAATTCCAGAGCTTTATCCCGCCCAATTTCCGTGAGAATGAGTCGAGGATAATAGAAAAATTTTCTTCAAGGATGCTGAAAAAAGGGTTCCATGCTGACCAGATAAGGGGGGTCCTCCTCGCAAGGGGCTATGACAAGGCCAAAGTCGACCAAATCATTCCCATTGTGGAAGAAAAAGCCAAAAAAGATGAGCATATTCATGAGTTCCTAAAGGAAGTCAAGGTACTGACAAGGTTCAGGACCACGGACCAGGAAATCAGGCATATCCATTGGATTAAGATCAGCTTTGTGGTTGCGGCATTGCTTCTTGGCTTGCTGTCTGCCTTGACATCTGCGCCATCGGATCTGGTTTCCCTGGCTGCTGTTGCAATTGGCGTGTGCATAGCCCTGCCTGTTGGAAGCTATGTCATGCACCATATGTCCTTGGCAATGCACACGACAGAGATACATTTCCACGATGCATTCAGGTACCTCGCAATAATGGGATTGCTCCTTTTTGCAATTAAGGCCTTTTTCCCAATTGAGGCCATGCTTGCATTCTTGATAGTTGTGATTTTTTTCCTTTCGAACATGGCAATAAAGCATTACAGCGTTCCTGTGGGCAAAGCTTACATAATGTCATCATCCACAATAATAATAGCAATGACTGTGATGTACGCGACAAGCGCATTGGTTGGTATGCTTTTCGCATTTTACCGGATTAAATTTTGA